Proteins encoded within one genomic window of Hahella chejuensis KCTC 2396:
- a CDS encoding CYTH domain-containing protein, producing MDNLEIERKFLVERFDPERMEVKSIHQIRQGYMFLDANKEVRLRNKNDNYYLTVKVNQTGIVREEYEYPIPVADGESLFASAMERPPIEKTRYIVSVSNKEWSVDVFHGDNQGLVMAEIELDSVDEPFASPDWLGLEVTEDRRYRNAYLYHTPFTSWNSESE from the coding sequence ATGGACAACCTGGAAATAGAACGGAAGTTTCTTGTAGAGCGCTTTGATCCTGAGCGTATGGAGGTTAAGTCCATTCATCAGATCCGGCAGGGCTATATGTTCTTGGATGCAAATAAGGAAGTGCGCTTGCGAAATAAAAACGATAACTACTATCTCACCGTCAAGGTGAATCAGACTGGTATCGTTCGCGAGGAGTATGAGTACCCGATTCCTGTGGCGGACGGAGAAAGTTTGTTTGCGTCCGCGATGGAGCGCCCGCCAATTGAGAAAACCAGATACATAGTGTCCGTTTCGAATAAAGAATGGTCCGTCGATGTATTTCACGGCGACAACCAAGGCTTAGTGATGGCTGAGATTGAGCTTGATAGCGTAGATGAGCCGTTTGCTTCCCCAGACTGGCTAGGGCTTGAGGTGACTGAAGACCGCCGTTATCGTAACGCTTACCTTTACCATACGCCTTTTACCTCGTGGAACTCTGAAAGTGAATAA
- a CDS encoding MFS transporter, whose product MKVAFLFLLGVVVVFQYSKFPIIVPYLSSDMGMTIVEANSILSMISFIGIFFGAYLASLVKKLSVEVIVTRSLVVASLASLAMYFTTESYVFVFLRVVEGITNILMMIAIPTLLFKVCKNNTNVVMALWGAVFGVGFAAANVIFPYIITIFSWNAVFLAHSLMLLCLLAAYMSVYHKAKEATPAQTNADGFGLSIYKRLLTHRPYQLIMMVFLCFTLMYISSVSMITSFLSENSAEGIDYATTIIFICTLLGVFSVLVTSYLISKNVSPLLMIAISAVFIGVNVAYMFDTDDLSPLHYCIHFLFLGVFEGAVFSLVTLVAFNEHEMIEIKSGYIHTGNFGSFFGPIVASLFVVNGDWDNLKYLFAAVSVAALIFSLLSYLRLEVKLREVVTQE is encoded by the coding sequence TATCTTTCGTCAGACATGGGAATGACCATCGTCGAAGCCAACTCAATTCTTTCTATGATCAGCTTTATAGGCATTTTCTTTGGGGCTTATCTGGCGAGTCTTGTTAAAAAATTAAGCGTAGAAGTCATTGTGACCCGGTCTTTGGTGGTCGCGTCTCTGGCTTCGCTGGCGATGTACTTCACAACAGAATCATATGTTTTCGTTTTTCTAAGGGTAGTGGAGGGGATCACCAATATCCTGATGATGATCGCCATCCCGACTCTCCTGTTCAAAGTGTGTAAGAACAACACTAATGTCGTGATGGCGTTATGGGGGGCTGTGTTTGGAGTAGGTTTTGCCGCCGCCAACGTTATTTTTCCTTACATCATCACGATTTTTTCTTGGAATGCGGTGTTTTTGGCGCACTCACTCATGCTCCTGTGTTTGCTGGCGGCGTACATGAGCGTCTATCACAAGGCCAAAGAAGCAACGCCTGCCCAGACGAACGCTGACGGTTTTGGTCTGTCTATCTATAAAAGGTTGCTAACGCACAGACCCTATCAGCTCATCATGATGGTGTTTCTGTGTTTTACGCTGATGTACATTTCAAGCGTGTCCATGATTACCTCCTTTCTATCGGAGAACTCAGCAGAAGGCATCGACTACGCTACTACTATCATCTTCATTTGCACCTTACTGGGAGTCTTCTCGGTCCTGGTAACCTCGTATCTGATCAGCAAGAACGTCTCTCCGCTATTAATGATCGCCATTTCGGCGGTTTTTATTGGCGTTAATGTGGCCTATATGTTTGATACGGATGATTTATCGCCGCTCCATTACTGCATTCACTTTCTATTCCTGGGCGTATTTGAAGGCGCTGTTTTCTCTCTGGTGACATTGGTGGCTTTCAATGAGCATGAAATGATAGAAATTAAGTCCGGCTATATTCACACGGGCAACTTCGGTTCGTTCTTTGGCCCTATTGTCGCTTCACTGTTTGTCGTTAATGGCGACTGGGATAATTTGAAATATCTTTTTGCCGCTGTATCAGTGGCGGCCCTGATATTCAGCCTGCTTTCATATTTAAGGCTTGAAGTGAAACTAAGAGAAGTCGTAACCCAAGAGTGA